The following are encoded in a window of Panicum virgatum strain AP13 chromosome 5N, P.virgatum_v5, whole genome shotgun sequence genomic DNA:
- the LOC120671986 gene encoding uncharacterized protein LOC120671986 isoform X1: protein MRNDAARNRGSGSRRNAADQVNEALELFPVQRCQTDTTEVRHPAVKDDYIVSSTRSSIKQVYDVISSFTEQKRDLVRSIGFGGILLFPPLKNINRRFAVWLMSRVDPLSQTIVVNNCKRIKFNKTDVEKVFGIPCHGKVVSDCNMPRKVIIPTVKKSYPGTDARENRSIKAAQEVVEKQCSGTMTDTEQDAFKVAFVIYLMSTLLAPGSKYDYVSLEYWGALVEPASIKDFDWCEYVLRKLLQAVVKLKNELQVGNKVSNITGCSVFLQILYLDSIDIGVMNMEHSSFPRIKHFAAEELKSMILADSLSRKPDNLGFEYGRSQLREAAGICYSWACQSFSACAGKIGTTLPGLWEVACSFSRALGVHMKLNLRC from the exons ATGAGGAACGATGCTGCACGGAATCGTGGATCTGGAAGTCGCCGAAATGCTGCAGACCAGGTCAATGAGGCTCTCGAG CTCTTCCCTGTACAAAGATGTCAAACAGATACCACTGAGGTTCGCCACCCAGCCGTGAAAGACGACTACATTGtcagttcaacaagatcatcaatTAAACAAGTGTACGATGTGATATCATCATTCACCGAACAAAAAAGGGATTTGGTCAGATCAATCGGTTTCGGAGGGATTCTGTTATTCCCTCCGCTGAAGAATATCAATCGCAGATTTGCAGTGTGGCTAATGAGCAGAGTAGATCCTCTGTCACAGACAATTGTAGTTAATAACTGTAAGAGAATCAAGTTTAACAAAACGGACGTGGAGAAAGTATTCGGAATACCTTGCCATGGTAAGGTTGTATCGGATTGTAACATGCCACGAAAGGTTATAATTCCTACGGTCAAAAAGTCTTACCCGGGAACAGACGCAAGGGAGAATCGAAGTATAAAGGCAGCACAAGAAGTAGTCGAGAAGCAGTGTAGTGGCACTATGACAGATACAGAACAGGATGCATTTAAAGTTGCATTTGTAATATATCTAATGTCAACTTTACTAGCTCCTGGATCAAAGTATGACTATGTCTCTTTGGAATATTGGGGCGCTCTGGTTGAGCCAGCAAGCATCAAAGATTTCGACTGGTGCGAGTATGTACTCAGAAAATTATTACAAGCAGTTGTCAAGCTGAAGAATGAACTACAAGTAGGCAACAAGGTTTCCAATATTACAGGGTGCTCTGTCTTCCTACAG ATTCTGTACCTGGACAGTATAGATATTGGAGTAATGAACATGGAGCATTCATCATTCCCGCGAATCAAGCATTTCGCAGCAGAAGAGCTGAAATCAATGATTCTTGCTGACAGCTTAAGCAGGAAACCAGACAACCTCGGCTTTGAGTATGGGAGAAGTCAG CTGCGTGAGGCCGCTGGAATATGTTACTCTTGGGCATGCCAGTCTTTCAGCGCGTGTGCGGGAAAAATAGGCACTACTTTGCCAGGCCTATGGGAAGTTGCATGCTCCTTCTCACGTGCACTTGGAGTTCATATGAAG CTGAATTTGAGGTGTTAA
- the LOC120671986 gene encoding uncharacterized protein LOC120671986 isoform X2: MRNDAARNRGSGSRRNAADQVNEALELFPVQRCQTDTTEVRHPAVKDDYIVSSTRSSIKQVYDVISSFTEQKRDLVRSIGFGGILLFPPLKNINRRFAVWLMSRVDPLSQTIVVNNCKRIKFNKTDVEKVFGIPCHGKVVSDCNMPRKVIIPTVKKSYPGTDARENRSIKAAQEVVEKQCSGTMTDTEQDAFKVAFVIYLMSTLLAPGSKYDYVSLEYWGALVEPASIKDFDWCEYVLRKLLQAVVKLKNELQVGNKVSNITGCSVFLQILYLDSIDIGVMNMEHSSFPRIKHFAAEELKSMILADSLSRKPDNLGFEYGRSQLREAAGICYSWACQSFSACAGKIGTTLPGLWEVACSFSRALGVHMK; the protein is encoded by the exons ATGAGGAACGATGCTGCACGGAATCGTGGATCTGGAAGTCGCCGAAATGCTGCAGACCAGGTCAATGAGGCTCTCGAG CTCTTCCCTGTACAAAGATGTCAAACAGATACCACTGAGGTTCGCCACCCAGCCGTGAAAGACGACTACATTGtcagttcaacaagatcatcaatTAAACAAGTGTACGATGTGATATCATCATTCACCGAACAAAAAAGGGATTTGGTCAGATCAATCGGTTTCGGAGGGATTCTGTTATTCCCTCCGCTGAAGAATATCAATCGCAGATTTGCAGTGTGGCTAATGAGCAGAGTAGATCCTCTGTCACAGACAATTGTAGTTAATAACTGTAAGAGAATCAAGTTTAACAAAACGGACGTGGAGAAAGTATTCGGAATACCTTGCCATGGTAAGGTTGTATCGGATTGTAACATGCCACGAAAGGTTATAATTCCTACGGTCAAAAAGTCTTACCCGGGAACAGACGCAAGGGAGAATCGAAGTATAAAGGCAGCACAAGAAGTAGTCGAGAAGCAGTGTAGTGGCACTATGACAGATACAGAACAGGATGCATTTAAAGTTGCATTTGTAATATATCTAATGTCAACTTTACTAGCTCCTGGATCAAAGTATGACTATGTCTCTTTGGAATATTGGGGCGCTCTGGTTGAGCCAGCAAGCATCAAAGATTTCGACTGGTGCGAGTATGTACTCAGAAAATTATTACAAGCAGTTGTCAAGCTGAAGAATGAACTACAAGTAGGCAACAAGGTTTCCAATATTACAGGGTGCTCTGTCTTCCTACAG ATTCTGTACCTGGACAGTATAGATATTGGAGTAATGAACATGGAGCATTCATCATTCCCGCGAATCAAGCATTTCGCAGCAGAAGAGCTGAAATCAATGATTCTTGCTGACAGCTTAAGCAGGAAACCAGACAACCTCGGCTTTGAGTATGGGAGAAGTCAG CTGCGTGAGGCCGCTGGAATATGTTACTCTTGGGCATGCCAGTCTTTCAGCGCGTGTGCGGGAAAAATAGGCACTACTTTGCCAGGCCTATGGGAAGTTGCATGCTCCTTCTCACGTGCACTTGGAGTTCATATGAAG TAG
- the LOC120676715 gene encoding uncharacterized protein LOC120676715: protein MAKLLLGLLLVLSVAGTMSAGDCDGDREDMIQECKKYEMFPVEPKIPPSAACCTVWQKADIPCLCKKVTKEVEKVWCMEKVLYVSNYCKRPFKPGYKCGSFTVPPLGQ from the exons ATGGCGAAACTACTCCTAGGTTTGCTCCTTGTCCTTTCTGTTGCGGGGACAATGTCGGCCGGGGACTGCGACGGGGACCGGGAGGACATGATCCAGGAGTGCAAGAAGTATGAGATGTTCCCAGTGGAGCCCAAGATCCCGCCGTCGGCAGCGTGCTGCACTGTGTGGCAGAAGGCGGACATCCCGTGCCTCTGCAAAAAGGTCACCAAAGAGGTAGAGAAGGTGTGGTGCATGGAGAAGGTCCTCTACGTCTCCAACTACTGCAAGAGGCCCTTCAAGCCTGGGTACAAGTGCGGGA GTTTTACGGTTCCTCCCCTTGGCCAGTAA